The Pirellulimonas nuda genome includes a region encoding these proteins:
- the hemW gene encoding radical SAM family heme chaperone HemW has protein sequence MDPFATPRSAYVHVPFCAHRCGYCNFAVVAGRDHLVGDYLRAIEAELALRPGPCEVDTLYFGGGTPTRLPLPDFVRLSEMLLAARPLAAGAEWTVEANPADLGDAYVARMAELGVTRLSLGAQSLRDAKLRLLERDHAAGDIARTVASAKQHGIRVALDLIFAAPGETLDQWRADLDALAALGPDHASTYGLTFERGTSFWSRRMHGGLEELGDEPQRAMYELAIERLTAAGFEHYEVSNFALPGRRSRHNQVYWSGGAFDALGPGAARYTQGVRETNHRSTTTYLKRVLGGRSPVAERETLDAEARARERLVFGLRRIEGVERAAFAADTGFGLDGLAGAAIEKFVALGMLSDDGERVRLTRDGLLVSDAIWPELL, from the coding sequence ATGGACCCCTTCGCAACGCCGCGTAGCGCCTACGTTCATGTGCCGTTCTGCGCCCACCGCTGCGGCTACTGCAACTTTGCGGTGGTCGCCGGCCGCGATCACCTGGTGGGCGACTACCTGAGGGCGATCGAAGCAGAGCTGGCCCTGCGTCCCGGGCCGTGCGAGGTGGACACCCTCTACTTCGGCGGCGGCACGCCGACCCGTCTGCCGCTGCCAGACTTCGTTCGGCTCAGCGAGATGCTGCTAGCAGCCCGCCCGCTGGCGGCCGGCGCCGAGTGGACCGTCGAGGCGAACCCGGCCGACCTGGGCGACGCCTACGTCGCCCGGATGGCGGAGCTGGGGGTCACCCGGCTCAGCCTGGGCGCCCAGTCGCTGCGCGACGCGAAGCTGCGGCTGCTGGAACGCGACCACGCTGCGGGCGACATCGCACGCACGGTCGCTTCGGCCAAGCAGCACGGCATCAGGGTCGCGCTCGACCTGATCTTTGCGGCGCCCGGCGAGACCCTCGACCAGTGGCGGGCCGACCTCGACGCGCTGGCAGCCCTCGGGCCCGACCACGCGTCGACCTACGGGCTGACGTTCGAACGCGGCACGTCGTTCTGGTCGCGTCGGATGCACGGCGGGCTGGAAGAGCTGGGAGACGAGCCGCAGCGCGCGATGTACGAGCTGGCCATCGAGCGATTGACCGCCGCGGGGTTTGAGCACTACGAGGTGTCCAACTTCGCCCTCCCCGGGCGCCGCAGCCGCCACAACCAGGTCTACTGGTCGGGGGGGGCGTTCGACGCGCTCGGCCCGGGCGCGGCGCGGTACACCCAGGGGGTGCGCGAGACCAACCACCGCAGCACCACGACGTACCTCAAGCGCGTGCTGGGGGGCCGGTCGCCGGTCGCCGAACGCGAGACGCTGGACGCCGAAGCGCGGGCGCGCGAGCGGCTGGTGTTCGGTTTGCGGCGGATCGAAGGGGTGGAGCGCGCCGCGTTTGCCGCGGACACCGGCTTCGGACTCGACGGGCTTGCCGGCGCCGCGATCGAGAAATTC
- the egtB gene encoding ergothioneine biosynthesis protein EgtB, translating into MTFAPPTSDGPGAVRPPPSLDALLDRYRSVRGFSRTLCETLHPEDTVLQSMPDASPVRWHLAHTTWFFETFLLKPLPGYRSPHPAFETLFNSYYNTVGEQFPRAQRGLLSRPTLDEVMAYRSHVDSTLLEADLPANAASVLEIGVNHEQQHQELILTDIKHALSLNPLGPVFREPRASSTATARQARWISVAGGQCRIGHGGPGFAYDNESPRHRVWLDDFQIAGRLVTCEEYGAFIDDGGYRRPEFWLSAGWQAVQQGAWKAPLYWRRDDAAQAWSQFTLAGPRPVVGAEPVTHVSYFEADAYARWAGARLPTEAEWEVAFANEKVQGAFADQRIASRQAIHPGPATGADRQAYGEAWQWTSSAYSAYPGYRPPAGALGEYNGKFMCGSFVLRGASCATPSGHARATYRNFFAPDARWQFTGLRLARDGEPSA; encoded by the coding sequence ATGACGTTCGCCCCCCCAACGTCCGATGGCCCCGGCGCCGTACGCCCCCCCCCGTCGCTGGACGCACTGCTCGACCGCTACCGGTCGGTCCGCGGCTTCTCGCGCACGCTGTGCGAGACGCTGCACCCCGAAGACACGGTGCTGCAATCGATGCCCGACGCCAGTCCGGTGCGGTGGCACCTGGCGCACACCACTTGGTTCTTCGAGACGTTTCTGCTCAAGCCGCTGCCGGGCTACCGGTCGCCCCACCCGGCGTTCGAGACGCTTTTCAACTCGTACTACAACACGGTGGGCGAGCAGTTCCCCCGGGCCCAGCGGGGGCTGCTGTCGCGGCCCACGCTAGACGAGGTGATGGCGTACCGAAGCCACGTCGACAGCACGCTGCTCGAAGCCGATCTTCCGGCAAACGCGGCGTCGGTGCTGGAGATCGGCGTCAACCACGAGCAGCAGCATCAAGAGCTGATCCTTACCGACATCAAGCACGCCCTGTCGCTCAACCCGCTGGGGCCCGTGTTCCGAGAGCCGCGGGCGTCCTCGACCGCGACCGCGCGGCAGGCGCGCTGGATCAGCGTTGCGGGGGGGCAGTGCAGGATCGGGCACGGGGGGCCGGGCTTCGCCTACGACAATGAGTCGCCCCGCCACCGCGTGTGGCTCGACGACTTTCAGATCGCCGGCCGGCTGGTGACCTGCGAAGAGTACGGGGCGTTCATCGACGACGGCGGCTACCGCCGGCCCGAGTTTTGGCTGAGCGCCGGCTGGCAGGCCGTGCAGCAAGGCGCCTGGAAGGCGCCGCTATACTGGCGCCGCGACGACGCGGCTCAGGCGTGGTCGCAGTTCACGCTCGCCGGCCCGCGGCCGGTGGTCGGCGCCGAGCCGGTCACCCACGTCAGCTACTTCGAGGCAGACGCCTACGCCCGCTGGGCCGGCGCCCGCCTGCCCACCGAGGCCGAGTGGGAGGTCGCCTTCGCAAACGAGAAGGTCCAGGGGGCGTTCGCGGACCAGCGGATCGCTTCGCGGCAGGCGATCCACCCCGGCCCCGCGACCGGCGCCGATCGGCAGGCGTACGGCGAGGCCTGGCAGTGGACCTCTAGCGCCTACTCTGCCTACCCGGGCTACCGCCCCCCCGCGGGGGCGCTCGGCGAGTACAACGGCAAGTTCATGTGCGGATCGTTCGTGCTGCGCGGCGCGTCGTGCGCCACGCCGTCGGGGCACGCGCGTGCTACCTACCGCAACTTCTTTGCGCCCGACGCGCGTTGGCAGTTCACCGGCCTGCGCCTCGCCCGCGACGGCGAACCGTCCGCGTAG
- a CDS encoding DUF427 domain-containing protein, with the protein MPKAMWNGATLAESDDTQIVEGNVYFPPDSLKQEMFKPSDAHTVCGWKGTASYYDVEVDGHVNEQAAWYYPDPKPKAEAIRGYVAFWKGVTVAP; encoded by the coding sequence ATGCCCAAAGCAATGTGGAACGGCGCCACCCTGGCCGAGAGCGACGACACGCAGATCGTCGAGGGGAACGTCTACTTCCCCCCCGACTCGCTCAAGCAAGAGATGTTCAAGCCCTCGGACGCCCACACCGTGTGCGGCTGGAAGGGGACCGCCAGCTACTACGACGTCGAGGTCGACGGCCACGTGAACGAACAGGCCGCTTGGTACTACCCCGATCCCAAGCCCAAGGCCGAAGCGATCCGCGGCTACGTGGCGTTCTGGAAAGGAGTGACGGTGGCGCCATGA
- the egtD gene encoding L-histidine N(alpha)-methyltransferase: MSSTLSALVAPPPSRAAAAFRRDVLTGLSSRAKHIHCKYLYDRPGSLLFDKICELPEYYPTRTERAILTRHAASIARQIGPRAALVEYGSGSSVKSRLLLDAMIDPIAYVPVDISLRHLEASAAGIARAYPAVDVLPVCADFSQGFSLPDFPRPPSHSAVFFPGSTIGNFLPDAARGLLSGIARLVGVGGGLVIGFDLQKDPRVIEAAYNDREGVTAAFNLNLLHRINRELDGRFEVDRFAHRAVYQDAQGRVSISLVSRQRQTVEIGDASIAFEAGESIHTEYSHKYTLPQFEAMAASAGMGVHRVWTDPKQWFAVAHCVVERPS, from the coding sequence GTGTCTTCTACTCTCTCTGCTCTGGTCGCCCCGCCCCCGTCCCGCGCTGCTGCGGCCTTCCGCCGCGACGTATTAACGGGCCTCTCGAGCCGGGCGAAGCACATCCACTGTAAATACCTGTACGACCGGCCGGGGTCGCTGCTGTTCGACAAGATCTGCGAGCTCCCCGAATACTACCCGACCCGGACCGAACGGGCGATCCTGACCCGTCACGCCGCGTCGATCGCCCGGCAGATCGGCCCCCGCGCGGCGCTCGTGGAGTACGGCAGCGGCAGCAGCGTGAAGTCGCGGCTGCTGCTCGACGCGATGATCGACCCGATTGCCTACGTGCCGGTCGATATCTCGCTGCGTCACCTCGAGGCCTCCGCGGCCGGGATCGCCCGCGCCTACCCGGCGGTCGACGTGCTGCCAGTGTGCGCGGACTTCAGCCAAGGGTTCAGCCTGCCAGACTTCCCGCGGCCCCCATCGCACAGCGCGGTGTTCTTCCCCGGATCAACCATCGGCAATTTCTTGCCCGACGCCGCCCGCGGGTTGCTGAGCGGCATCGCACGGCTGGTGGGCGTTGGGGGCGGGTTGGTGATTGGCTTCGACCTGCAGAAAGACCCGCGCGTCATCGAGGCGGCGTACAACGACCGCGAGGGGGTCACCGCCGCGTTCAACCTCAACCTGCTGCACCGCATCAACCGCGAGCTCGACGGCCGGTTCGAGGTCGATCGGTTCGCGCACCGCGCCGTTTACCAGGACGCCCAGGGCCGGGTATCGATCTCGCTGGTCTCACGCCAGCGCCAAACGGTTGAGATCGGCGACGCGTCGATCGCGTTCGAAGCCGGCGAATCGATCCACACCGAGTACTCCCACAAGTACACGCTCCCCCAGTTCGAGGCGATGGCGGCCTCGGCCGGCATGGGGGTCCACCGCGTCTGGACCGACCCCAAACAGTGGTTTGCGGTTGCTCACTGCGTCGTGGAACGACCCAGCTAA
- a CDS encoding M28 family peptidase, with translation MTEGARAAGDAPANPLDAQRAMGYLKQVCELGPRPAGSRAMIAQQELLTKHFEALGGQVELQAFAARNPLGGKPVPMANLIVRWRPEAKRRVLLCAHYDTRPLPSSDPNPRARRSGRFIGANDGGSGVAVLMELAHHMKDLPPDLAVDFCLFDGEELVFTEGRDPYFLGSTWFAREYDRDKQRGYVYDAAVLLDMVGDADLQIYQEANSVSWPESKPLVDQVWSTAQRLGVKEFIARPKHVVRDDHLQLRNIAGIPACDVIDFDYPAWHTVRDTHHQCSGESLAKVGWVMLEWMRQPPASRAEEP, from the coding sequence ATGACTGAGGGCGCCCGAGCGGCGGGGGACGCCCCCGCCAACCCGCTCGACGCCCAACGGGCGATGGGCTACCTCAAGCAGGTGTGCGAGTTGGGCCCCCGCCCCGCGGGCAGCCGGGCGATGATCGCCCAGCAGGAGCTGCTCACGAAGCACTTCGAGGCGCTGGGCGGCCAGGTTGAGCTGCAGGCGTTCGCGGCCCGCAACCCGCTGGGGGGCAAGCCCGTGCCGATGGCGAACCTGATCGTCCGTTGGCGCCCCGAGGCCAAACGCCGCGTGCTGTTGTGCGCGCACTACGACACCCGCCCCCTCCCCAGCAGCGACCCCAACCCGCGGGCCCGCCGCAGCGGACGGTTCATCGGCGCCAACGACGGCGGCAGCGGCGTGGCGGTGTTGATGGAGCTGGCCCACCACATGAAGGACCTGCCCCCCGACTTGGCGGTCGATTTCTGCCTGTTCGACGGCGAAGAACTCGTGTTCACCGAGGGCCGCGACCCGTACTTCCTTGGCAGCACCTGGTTCGCCAGGGAGTACGACCGCGACAAGCAGCGCGGCTACGTGTACGACGCGGCCGTGCTGCTAGACATGGTGGGGGACGCCGACCTGCAGATCTACCAAGAAGCCAACTCGGTAAGCTGGCCCGAGTCGAAGCCGCTGGTCGACCAGGTGTGGTCGACCGCCCAGCGACTGGGGGTAAAGGAGTTCATCGCCCGACCCAAGCACGTGGTGCGTGACGACCACCTGCAGTTGCGGAACATCGCCGGCATCCCGGCCTGCGACGTGATTGATTTCGACTACCCCGCCTGGCACACCGTTCGCGACACGCACCATCAGTGCTCCGGCGAGTCGCTGGCGAAGGTTGGTTGGGTGATGCTAGAGTGGATGCGGCAGCCCCCGGCGAGCCGGGCCGAAGAGCCATAG
- a CDS encoding ASCH domain-containing protein — MLLFKKKFLEAIRCGAKTQTIRLWKHRHVRSGQRSYIPGVGAIRIESVEAVAIDALTDADATPDGFETAAALQQELRTIYGDKLRAGYTAYRVVFALAPEDEPQG, encoded by the coding sequence ATGCTGCTGTTCAAGAAGAAGTTCCTGGAAGCGATCCGCTGCGGCGCCAAGACCCAGACCATCCGGCTCTGGAAACACCGCCACGTGCGCAGCGGGCAACGCAGCTACATCCCGGGCGTGGGGGCGATCCGCATCGAGTCGGTCGAGGCGGTTGCGATCGACGCGCTCACCGACGCGGACGCGACGCCGGACGGCTTCGAGACCGCCGCGGCGCTCCAGCAGGAACTGCGGACCATCTACGGGGACAAGCTCCGGGCGGGCTACACGGCGTACCGGGTGGTGTTTGCGCTGGCGCCCGAGGACGAACCGCAGGGCTGA
- a CDS encoding inositol monophosphatase family protein, translated as MSDSPAALLEIAIEAARRGGVELVQRAGRFEARLKGAFDFVTDADEASQHAIEAVIRRSRPDDVFVGEEGEASERRPDEGELAWVADPLDGTMNFVHGFPCYAVSVGVTRGDRLQAGAIYDPNRDELFAASLRGGAFLEHAGTRRPMRVTASRSIDQAMLAMSLPANVAENSPDLLDFVRLAPRCQAVRRIGSAALNLAYLACGRIDGHWAREIKPWDVAAGVLLVTEAGGEVCASDGGAFDLWKADFVAASTPALHAELLAALTVAAPQSQPDA; from the coding sequence TTGTCTGATTCACCCGCTGCGCTGCTAGAGATCGCCATCGAAGCCGCCCGCCGCGGGGGGGTCGAGCTGGTACAGCGCGCGGGCCGGTTTGAGGCGCGGCTGAAGGGGGCGTTCGACTTTGTCACCGACGCAGACGAGGCCTCGCAGCACGCCATCGAGGCCGTGATCCGCCGCAGCCGGCCCGACGACGTGTTTGTGGGCGAAGAAGGAGAAGCCTCCGAGCGGCGCCCCGACGAGGGAGAGCTGGCCTGGGTCGCCGACCCGCTGGACGGCACGATGAACTTTGTGCACGGGTTCCCGTGCTACGCGGTGTCGGTGGGGGTGACGCGTGGCGACCGCTTGCAGGCGGGGGCGATCTACGACCCCAACCGAGACGAGCTGTTCGCCGCGAGCCTGAGGGGGGGCGCCTTCCTGGAGCACGCCGGCACACGCAGGCCGATGCGGGTCACGGCATCGCGGTCTATCGACCAGGCCATGCTGGCGATGAGCCTGCCGGCCAACGTCGCGGAGAACTCGCCCGACCTGCTCGACTTCGTCCGCTTGGCGCCCCGCTGTCAGGCGGTCCGCCGCATCGGCTCCGCGGCGTTGAACCTGGCCTACCTGGCCTGCGGCCGGATCGACGGGCACTGGGCGCGCGAGATCAAGCCGTGGGACGTGGCGGCGGGGGTGCTGCTGGTGACCGAGGCGGGGGGCGAGGTGTGCGCCTCCGACGGCGGCGCGTTCGACCTGTGGAAGGCAGACTTCGTAGCGGCCAGCACGCCGGCGCTGCATGCAGAGCTGCTGGCGGCGCTAACCGTGGCCGCGCCCCAATCCCAGCCCGACGCGTAA
- a CDS encoding AMP-binding protein codes for MKTFLQSMTPPRAMLRVCRQRLFDWKIADSTGDALSGGQLLMRALILRRLLRREVLAADEKYVGVLIPPSNGSMVVNAALALDRRVVVNVNYSATSEVVNACLKAAGIRHVLTSQKVLDKLNLKLDAELVLLESLKEKLTLADKLSSAAIAYGAPAWLTERLIGLASSKPDDEVTVIFTSGSTGEPKGVVLTNGNVTSNIYGMYKVVHLNRHDIILGVLPFFHSFGYTITLWGPLAIDLQAAYHFSPLDARQVGKLAGERKATIILATPTFLRSYLKRCEKEDFASLQVVVAGAEKLPVALSDAFEEKFGVRPIEGYGATELSPLVSVNVPAGRSTGKKIDSREGSVGQPIPNVEARIVDPETWQTLPTGEDGMLLIRGPNLMKGYLNDPEKTAKVVRDGWYVTGDVARLDAEGFIHITGRESRFSKIGGEMVPHVLIEETIQEFLAGGKDADPIAVVTAVPDERKGERLIVVHLPMPKTPAEISKHLASKGMPNLWAPGEDSYLEVEELPLLGSGKLDLKGLAALAKAKFS; via the coding sequence ATGAAGACCTTTCTCCAATCGATGACCCCACCTCGGGCCATGCTGCGCGTCTGCCGGCAGCGGTTGTTCGATTGGAAGATCGCCGACTCGACCGGCGACGCGCTGTCGGGGGGGCAGCTCTTGATGCGGGCGCTCATCCTCCGCCGGCTGCTGCGGCGCGAGGTGCTGGCCGCGGACGAGAAGTACGTCGGCGTGCTCATCCCCCCCTCCAACGGCTCGATGGTGGTCAACGCCGCCCTGGCGCTCGACCGGCGGGTGGTGGTGAACGTGAACTACTCCGCCACCAGCGAGGTGGTGAACGCGTGCCTCAAGGCGGCCGGGATCCGCCACGTGCTCACCAGCCAAAAGGTGCTGGATAAGCTCAACCTGAAGCTCGACGCGGAGCTGGTGCTGCTGGAGTCGCTGAAGGAGAAGCTCACCCTCGCGGACAAGCTGTCTAGCGCGGCGATTGCCTACGGGGCGCCGGCGTGGCTGACCGAGCGGCTGATCGGGCTCGCCTCGAGCAAGCCCGACGACGAGGTGACCGTCATCTTCACTTCCGGCTCGACCGGCGAGCCTAAAGGCGTCGTGCTGACCAACGGGAACGTCACCTCGAACATCTACGGCATGTACAAGGTGGTGCACCTGAACCGCCACGACATCATTCTGGGCGTCCTGCCGTTCTTCCACTCCTTTGGATACACGATCACGCTGTGGGGCCCGCTGGCGATCGACCTGCAGGCGGCGTACCACTTCAGCCCGCTGGACGCCCGCCAGGTGGGCAAGCTGGCCGGCGAGCGGAAGGCGACCATCATCCTCGCCACGCCGACGTTCCTGCGGTCGTACCTCAAACGGTGCGAGAAGGAAGACTTCGCGTCGCTGCAGGTGGTGGTGGCGGGCGCCGAGAAGCTGCCGGTCGCGCTGTCGGACGCGTTCGAAGAGAAGTTCGGCGTCCGGCCCATCGAGGGCTACGGCGCCACCGAGCTGTCGCCGCTGGTGAGCGTAAACGTGCCGGCGGGCCGCTCGACCGGGAAGAAGATCGACTCCCGCGAGGGGAGCGTCGGCCAACCCATTCCCAACGTCGAAGCGCGGATCGTCGACCCCGAAACTTGGCAGACGCTGCCCACGGGCGAGGACGGCATGCTGCTCATCCGCGGCCCCAACCTGATGAAGGGCTACCTGAACGACCCCGAGAAGACCGCCAAGGTGGTCCGCGACGGCTGGTACGTCACCGGCGACGTCGCCCGGCTGGACGCCGAGGGGTTCATCCACATCACGGGGCGCGAGAGCCGTTTCTCGAAGATCGGCGGCGAGATGGTTCCGCACGTGCTGATCGAGGAGACCATCCAGGAGTTCCTGGCCGGCGGTAAAGACGCCGACCCGATCGCGGTCGTGACGGCCGTGCCGGACGAACGCAAAGGGGAGCGCCTGATCGTGGTCCACCTGCCGATGCCCAAGACGCCGGCCGAGATCTCCAAACACCTAGCAAGCAAGGGGATGCCCAACCTGTGGGCGCCGGGCGAGGACAGCTACCTGGAAGTTGAGGAGCTGCCGCTGTTGGGCTCGGGGAAGCTGGACCTGAAGGGCCTGGCGGCGCTCGCCAAGGCGAAGTTCTCTTAA